In Castor canadensis chromosome 11, mCasCan1.hap1v2, whole genome shotgun sequence, a single genomic region encodes these proteins:
- the LOC109693257 gene encoding olfactory receptor 6K2, whose protein sequence is MESLNWTTAQEFIFSAFPCSWGDSVICFIPLLFVYAFIVVGNLVIITVVQLNTHLHTPMYFFISALSFLEIWYTTATIPKMLSGLISERRSISLNGCLLQMYFFHSTGISEVCLLTAMAFDRYLAICSPLHYPTIMTPKLCAQLTLVCCVCGFITPLPEIAWISTLPFCGSNQLEHIFCDFLPVLRLACTDIHTIIMIQVVDIVHAVEIITAVVLIFMSYVGIVAVILRIHSAEGRRKAFSTCVSHLTVFLLFFGSVALMYLRFSATYSLFWDTAIALAFAVLSPFFNPIIYSLRNKEIKEAIKKHMDQARIFFS, encoded by the coding sequence ATGGAAAGCCTCAATTGGACCACTGCTCAAGAGTTTATCTTCTCTGCTTTCCCTTGTTCCTGGGGAGATTCTGTCATCTGTTTCATTCCACTGCTCTTCGTCTATGCTTTCATTGTTGTTGGAAACCTGGTTATCATCACAGTAGTCCAGCTGAATACTCACctccacactcccatgtacttctttatcagtgctctttctttcttggagATCTGGTATACCACAGCCACCATCCCAAAGATGCTCTCTGGCCTGATTAGTGAAAGAAGGAGTATTTCCTTAAATGGCTGTCTCCTACAGATGTATTTCTTCCATTCCACAGGCATCAGTGAAGTTTGTCTCTTAACAGCTATGGCCTTTGACCGCTACCTGGCCATCTGTAGCCCTCTTCATTATCCCACTATCATGACACCCAAGCTGTGTGCCCAACTGACTTTAGTTTGCTGTGTTTGTGGCTTTATCACACCCCTTCCTGAGATTGCCTGGATCTCCACACTGCCATTTTGTGGCTCCAATCAACTTGAGCATATCTTCTGTGACTTCCTCCCAGTGCTGCGCCTCGCTTGCACAGACATACACACCATCATCATGATTCAGGTGGTAGATATTGTCCATGCAGTAGAAATTATTACAGCAGTGGTGCTCATCTTCATGTCCTATGTTGGTATTGTGGCTGTGATTCTACGTATTCATTCAGCTGAAGGCCGTCGCAAAGCATTTTCTACATGTGTCTCCCACCTCACAGTCTTTTTGCTCTTCTTTGGTAGTGTGGCTCTCATGTATCTACGCTTCTCTGCCACCTACTCCTTGTTCTGGGATACAGCTATTGCCCTGGCCTTTGCAGTTTTATCCCCCTTCTTCAATCCCATTATCTATAGCCTGAggaataaagagataaaagaagcTATCAAAAAGCACATGGATCAAGCTAGGATCTTTTTTTCATAA